The following are from one region of the Sandaracinus amylolyticus genome:
- a CDS encoding serine/threonine-protein kinase — MTDGSPRVGEVVEKYEIEGILGRGGMGAVYRARHTLTGRAVALKWMIPDPDADAASVQRFLREARAMGRIDHPNVVGVLDVGVNDGSAFLVMELLRGASLRAYVDREKRLEPSEAIALLLPALEGVAAAHRAGVVHRDLKPENLFVVQNEDGRAITTKVLDFGISKLHEHAHAPQPSITQTGTTMGTPSYMSPEQVRGARDVDARTDVWALGAILYEMVTGRVPFRAETYGALMVAIVMDPLVPADVIAPDLPRELARVIDRALEKDPEQRIASVDALRDAIASFAGELAGAKASAAEIGIKPTTPAPKVLAPRASVTPTRPARPDSARPPEGAADIQLDSAAMRAPAANANASVPLSVPDLPARERGRGTPRAMMIGLAIAIVVPIAAVVLHAMTRSTPSTERAPNAAARTPEPIAPAPVPPEPSVASTTPDAGEPAIAPVAIEPPAIEPAAPEPPARTTRHRATRPRTEAPAVATPPPTAPRSTSGRTGSLSRDEF; from the coding sequence ATGACCGACGGGAGCCCGCGCGTCGGCGAGGTCGTCGAGAAGTACGAGATCGAAGGCATCCTCGGTCGAGGCGGCATGGGCGCCGTCTATCGCGCGCGGCACACGCTCACCGGCCGCGCGGTCGCGCTGAAGTGGATGATCCCCGATCCCGATGCCGACGCCGCGTCGGTGCAGCGCTTCCTGCGCGAGGCGCGCGCGATGGGGCGCATCGACCATCCGAACGTCGTCGGCGTGCTCGACGTCGGTGTGAACGACGGCTCGGCGTTCCTCGTGATGGAGCTGCTGCGCGGCGCGTCGCTGCGCGCGTACGTCGATCGCGAGAAGCGCCTCGAGCCGAGCGAGGCGATCGCGCTGCTGCTGCCGGCGCTCGAGGGCGTCGCGGCGGCGCATCGCGCGGGCGTGGTCCATCGCGATCTGAAGCCCGAGAACCTCTTCGTCGTGCAGAACGAGGACGGGCGCGCGATCACCACGAAGGTGCTCGACTTCGGGATCTCGAAGCTGCACGAGCACGCCCACGCGCCGCAGCCCTCGATCACGCAGACCGGCACGACGATGGGCACGCCGAGCTACATGTCGCCCGAGCAGGTGCGCGGCGCGCGCGACGTCGACGCGCGCACCGACGTGTGGGCGCTCGGCGCGATCCTCTACGAGATGGTCACGGGTCGCGTGCCCTTCCGCGCCGAGACGTACGGCGCGCTGATGGTCGCGATCGTCATGGACCCGCTGGTGCCCGCGGACGTGATCGCGCCCGATCTGCCGCGCGAGCTGGCGCGCGTGATCGATCGCGCGCTCGAGAAGGATCCCGAGCAGCGCATCGCGAGCGTCGACGCGCTGCGCGACGCGATCGCGTCGTTCGCGGGCGAGCTCGCGGGCGCGAAGGCGAGCGCCGCCGAGATCGGCATCAAGCCGACGACGCCCGCGCCCAAGGTGCTCGCTCCGCGCGCGAGCGTGACGCCGACGCGGCCGGCCCGCCCCGACTCGGCGCGACCGCCCGAGGGCGCGGCGGACATCCAGCTCGACAGCGCGGCGATGCGCGCGCCCGCGGCGAACGCCAACGCGTCGGTGCCGCTCTCGGTGCCCGATCTCCCGGCGCGCGAGCGTGGTCGGGGCACGCCGCGCGCGATGATGATCGGGCTCGCGATCGCGATCGTGGTGCCGATCGCGGCGGTCGTGCTGCACGCGATGACGCGATCGACGCCGAGCACCGAGCGCGCACCGAACGCGGCCGCGCGCACGCCCGAGCCGATCGCCCCCGCGCCCGTGCCTCCGGAGCCGAGCGTCGCGAGCACCACGCCCGATGCCGGCGAGCCCGCGATCGCGCCCGTCGCGATCGAGCCGCCCGCGATCGAGCCCGCCGCGCCCGAGCCGCCCGCGCGCACCACGCGGCACCGCGCGACGCGCCCGCGCACCGAGGCTCCGGCAGTCGCGACCCCGCCTCCGACAGCGCCGCGCTCGACGTCGGGGCGCACCGGCTCGCTCTCGAGGGACGAATTCTGA